A genome region from Anastrepha obliqua isolate idAnaObli1 chromosome 4, idAnaObli1_1.0, whole genome shotgun sequence includes the following:
- the LOC129244131 gene encoding uncharacterized protein LOC129244131, with protein MKTAPLIFIALAFIGVAVANPLIAFVKAHADNHILNKLAATNSLSASSNPEYTSECFSYYLPILNQISNNFSVQYQQCITKADTSTANLTARAAENRVSFVNNTAAICSAFTTCNRDNDTMDFFNCYATASSADVTAIYSLSDSVSNAAFSFKTGLQEIKNTEDLCTHDVEHTYVVQTSETYEELNECMLYGLPSSTSTAVSTNATTSASSSVSPDASTTTVSSVA; from the exons ATGAAGACCGCCCCCTTAATATTCATAGCCTTGGCATTTATTGGCGTCGCAGTG GCTAATCCCCTGATTGCCTTTGTCAAGGCCCACGCTGACAATCACATACTCAACAAATTGGCTGCCACAAATTCTTTGAGTGCTTCTTCGAATCCCGAATACACTTCCGAATGTTTCAGTTattatttgccaattttaaatcaaatttcaaaCAACTTCTCGGTACAGTATCAGCAATGCATTACTAAAGCCGATACATCTACTGCTAATCTCACCGCAAGGGCTGCTGAAAATCGGGTGTCATTTGTGAATAACACCGCTGCCATTTGTAGTGCCTTCACCACTTGCAACAGGGACAACGATACTATGGACTTCTTCAATTGTTATGCAACAGCG TCATCTGCTGATGTTACTGCTATCTACTCGCTGTCGGATAGCGTTTCTAATGCAgcattttcattcaaaactggTTTACAAGAAATCAAGAATACCGAGGATTTATGCACTCATGATGTCGAACACACTTATGTAGTGCAGACTTCGGAAACCTATGAGGAATTAAACGAATGCATGCTTTATGGATTGCCATCTAGTACTAGCACTGCTGTTTCAACCAATGCAACTACCTCAGCTTCCAGCTCAGTTAGCCCAGATGCCAGCACTACGACTGTTTCCAGCGTAGCCTGA